A genomic stretch from Leptodactylus fuscus isolate aLepFus1 chromosome 10, aLepFus1.hap2, whole genome shotgun sequence includes:
- the LOC142219213 gene encoding histone H4, protein MSGRGKGGKGLGKGGAKRHRKVLRDNIQGITKPAIRRLARRGGVKRISGLIYEETRGVLKVFLENVIRDAVTYTEHAKRKTVTAMDVVYALKRQGRTLYGFGG, encoded by the coding sequence atgtccggtcgcggtaaaggagggaaaggtctcggcaagggcggtgccaagcggcacaggaaggtgctccgggataacatccagggcatcaccaagcctgccatccgccgtctggctcgcagaggaggcgtcaagcgcatctccggtctcatctatgaggagactcgcggtgtcctgaaagtcttcctggagaacgtcatccgtgacgccgttacctacaccgagcacgccaagaggaagaccgtcaccgccatggacgtggtgtacgCGCTCAAGCGTCAGGGCCGCACTCTTTACGGCTTCGGAGGCTAA
- the LOC142183423 gene encoding histone H2B type 1-O-like, translating to MPDPAKSAPAPKKGSKKAVTKAQKKDGKKRKRARKESYAIYVYKVLKQVHPDTGISSKAMVVMNSFVNDIFERIAGEASRLAHYNKRSTITSREIQTAVRLLLPGELAKHAVSEGTKAVTKYTSAK from the coding sequence atgcctgatcccgccaagtctgccccagcgcccaagaagggctccaagaaagccgtgaccaaggcccagaagaaggacggcaagaaGCGTAAGAGGGCCAGGAAGGAGAGCTATGCCATCTACGTGTACAAGGTGCTGAAGCAGGTCCACCCCGACACCGGTATCTCCTCCAAGGCCATGGTCGTCATGAATTCCTTCGTCAACGACATCTTCGAGCGCATCGCAGGAGAAGCCTCCCGCCTGGCTCACTACAACAAGcgctccaccatcacctcccgggagatccagaccgccgtgcgcctgctgctgcccggagagttggccaagcacgccgtgtccgagggcaccaaggccgtcaccaagtacaccagcgccaagtaa
- the LOC142183605 gene encoding histone H2A type 2-B-like codes for MSGRGKQGSKARAKAKTRSSRAGLQFPVGRVHRLLRKGNYAERVGAGAPVYLAAVLEYLTAEILELAGNAARDNKKTRIIPRHLQLAVRNDEELNKLLGGVTIAQGGVLPNIQAVLLPKKTESSKPSKSK; via the coding sequence ATGTCTGGACGCGGCAAGCAAGGAAGCAAAGCTCGTGCTAAGGCCAAGACCCGCTCATCCCGGGCGGGGCTTCAGTTCCCCGTCGGTCGTGTGCACAGGCTTCTCCGCAAGGGCAACTACGCCGAGAGGGTTGGTGCTGGTGCTCCCGTCTACCTGGCGGCCGTACTGGAGTATCTGACCGCTGAGATCCTGGAGTTGGCTGGTAATGCTGCACGGGACAACAAGAAGACCCGCATCATCCCCCGTCACCTGCAGCTGGCCGTGCGCAATGACGAGGAGCTGAACAAACTGCTGGGTGGCGTGACCATCGCCCAGGGAGGCGTCCTGCCCAACATCCAGGCCGTGCTGCTGCCCAAGAAGACCGAGAGCAGCAAGCCCAGCAAGAGCAAGTGA